The genome window ACAGAACCACTGCAAAACCTGTATCTGCACCATGTCTGAATCACTAGCTCTTCACCCTTCTTAAGAACACCCCACTGTATCATTTCAGCTCAGAAATTTTACCAGCTGATGGGGAGTGTTACACATTGAACAACGCAACCAAAGGTCCCCAATCCTTGCATTCTCTTTCAGATCTCCACAAAATTCTAAAGCCGAACAACACAACCAGCAGTCACATTTAATGGTAGGTGAACTGAAACAACCCATGTTCTTCCTTGCTAAACATCTAGTGAAAAAGTAAAGAAATTAGCCAATTACACTCTGTAAAGATTCAATCAAACCAACCTCAACCCAATTGTGAAACACATATTCCAGCCTGCAGATACCTGAAACAGATACCCACAACCTCTGGTCGCCACTTTTCAATCCCTACCAACTTCTAAATGCGTCAAAATTTGGAACGAAGAAAAGCAACTCATCCTAGGAAGCTTTGCTGGCAGCAGGATTTCTACCAAATTGTATGATCATCGGTTTGCCTTTGAACACATAGCCATGAACAAGATTCTGCAAAACCATAAATGAGACATTGTTCAGCATTCATGGTTCTCATGGatccaataaaaaataataggatTAGCTAGgaacaaataaaatattctcTGGAATTACAGCTGATGCACATTGTTTCTAGACATTAGACAAATAATGCCATTTACtgattttccttctttttccaCATTCAGATAACAGTTTGTCACTGGTGATTATGTTTGGAGCATTTAGATGGCAATCACTGGAATTAGATCAATTATCTATGCATGATGTCGATAGTCACTAACCAGTGCACATTGAGCAAGTTCGATCGTGGGAAATGTCACAAAGGCTTGGCCACGCATCCGTCCCTCCTGGAACATCAAAACATTTGACAAGAAAAACAGAATAACACACTCGCAAGAGGTGCATAGTAGCAGAAATAACTAAAACTTTTATGGTCTGAAACAACAGCAGCTGTTGTGATAATTTCACCATGAATAAACAGTGGCTGCAGAGCAAAGCAATCTATGGATTTCTGCGAACAAAttatcttttggataatgatAAGGACACAAGTGAATGATATGCATATCTAACCTGCATTAACTTGATACTTAGACCAGATCTTGCATTGTCCATGCTTTCGAAGAGAGACCCTGCAGGGCGCAAGGTGAAAACAGAACTTAGTGAGAAATTGAGAGAATACTATAGTAAGTGAAGAACACAAAGAAATATAACAGTCTTACCAAAGACATAGTAGAAGTCATCATGAATGACATCCTTTGCCAAGTTCTTAATGTATAATACAGTGGCAGGATTCCCTGGAGTGTAATTCTGTGAAAAGAGAACACAATGTTTTAAGTCCAATTTGGTGGTAAGGAAACAAGGTATATATACAACAAACAAGGTCATAGTGGACTATTGACATGATAGATCTCGTTGTGTAATACCTAACAGTACCAACTTATGATCCAACGAAATCTAAAAGGTGCTTATGAGAATCACCATTCTTCAAACTTTTAGCTTCccatcatcaagatcaagagatTAAAAGAACGCTGCGAATGATGAAGGTTTGTATTCAAAATAATAACTCAGAAGTTACACTATAGCATCACTACTTCACTAAGAAAATTACATTGCCCAGACGATCAAACCATCCAAAAATATCTGTGCATATGACATGATAGCACACTGTAAGAAAACTCATGTACCTTGAACATAGGAAGGGACAAAATCTCCTCTGGTGGTAATTTCCCTTCCTCTATTTCCTGAGGTGtgacaaaatatttttcttcaagttgttcATTTGTTGATGCAGATTCCTTGTCAGTAGTACTTTGAACAAGAGATTCCTTCCATGTAGACTTAGGTGCAATTTTGATCTGCAGAGAACAATTGCATTAGAAAATAACAAGGCAATCGACTTTTGAGTAAATGAGTAAGAAACTAAGAATAGTTAACCTGAAGTActgggtttttcttttttatcactTTAAGTTCATTAGAAACTAATGAAGCAGGTTTCAACCCAACTGCTTCATGAGCGACGCTTTTATCAACTGCAGGACCAACAATTGCTTCATGCTTCGCACGCTTACTTTTCCATTTGTCAACATCTTCCTGCATAAATAAAGTGTGCGTAAATGATCTTGCAGATACATTACAAGGTGAAAACTACAAACACAGAAGTAGCAAGTACATCAGATGATTCCAACTCAGACTCATCACTAGACAAATCAGCCTGATGAAGTTCCTCTGTCGTAGAA of Phragmites australis chromosome 3, lpPhrAust1.1, whole genome shotgun sequence contains these proteins:
- the LOC133912421 gene encoding U11/U12 small nuclear ribonucleoprotein 65 kDa protein-like gives rise to the protein MASFRPPPTLPPDTLTTSPASPPPLHQHQQPGSAPAAATLLVRHLPEAITQEMLSRLFSHYGATSVRPCAGGKLRNCAFVDFRNEAAANQAHSLLNRLRFLGRVLIVERANQPNAKNTHVIHQDQLPHVATQVSSMSSLNQKNPTSTAEPIAPKHGVDYPFPPHLEYAYPLPDGNILTNIVNALIAVPRFYTQVLHLMNKMNLPAPFRMALPTPPLPSQVPAPHPSPPPQPSTTEELHQADLSSDESELESSDEDVDKWKSKRAKHEAIVGPAVDKSVAHEAVGLKPASLVSNELKVIKKKNPVLQIKIAPKSTWKESLVQSTTDKESASTNEQLEEKYFVTPQEIEEGKLPPEEILSLPMFKNYTPGNPATVLYIKNLAKDVIHDDFYYVFGSLFESMDNARSGLSIKLMQEGRMRGQAFVTFPTIELAQCALNLVHGYVFKGKPMIIQFGRNPAASKAS